Part of the Leptotrichia massiliensis genome, TTCTAAAAATAAAAATTAAAGATATTGACTAAAATTTAATACAAGGTATAATTTATAATGAAAAACAAAAAAATAGAAAATAGGAGTGGTTGCTATGAAAAAAATTAGAGTACTTTTATTATTTTGCTTAATGTTTATTTTTTGTACAAATTTACTGGCAAATGATTGGGAATTTGGTTCGGAAGGTGGGCATATTGTTCCAATGAATGTGTCTAATATTGCGATAAAAAGTGAGAAACTTCATTTTAAGCTGGAAAAAGTTAAGGGGGAGTATGGACCAGTAAATGAAATGGCGGTAACTGTAAAATTTGTGTTTGACAGTCCTGAGGCTGGGGAGAAATACATTGGATTTATTACGCCTGAAGGTGGAAATGAGGAATGGGATGAAGTTAATCATTTTAAAAATTTTAGAACTGTTGTAAATGGGAAGAGTGTAAATACAGTTTCTTACAGACTAACCGATTTTGTTCCAAAGGACGTGAAAAAACTTGAAGAAGTGAAAAAATATTTTAAGGAATATGACGAAGAAAAGGCAAAAGAGGAAGCCGACTATTATAAAAGAAGCTATGTTTATTATTTTAAAGCAAACTTGAAGAAGGGAGAAAATGTAATTGAGCATAGCTATCGTTACGATGGAAGTGGCGGTGTCGGATATAACGACTTTAATTATGTCTGGTCTACTATTTCAAAATGGAAAAATCAAAAAGTGGATGACTTTGAAGTAATTGTTGAGCCTGGAAGCGCTTTGATTGCAATACCTGAAATAAAGATGAAGAATGGAAAATATGTAGACTGGAAATTAGCTGGAGAAGGGAATATTGATTACGGATATAGAAATTATTACGATAGAGACGGGCAATATAAAGTTCTTTATGCAAAATTGAAAAAAGGATATTTACATTTTAAAACAAAGAATTTTAGCCCTGAAGATGAATTTAGTCTATCAGAAATAGCCTATCTAAATGGTAATTACTATTTCTCTGAAAAAACGGAAAAAGGCTATAAATACAGAGATGATTTAACAAAAGCCGCTTACAGTGCGGGATATTTAACAGCAGATGAATTAAAAGAACTTACCAATGAAGATTTGAAAATAATGAGAAATTATCCTTATGCAGTAGCAGGATATGATTTTTCTGATAAAAAATTAAAAGATTATTTCTCAAAATTCCTGTGGTATATTCCAATTGGAAAAAATGTGGAATTGAGAGAAGATGACTATGAAGTTATTAATAATGTGGATAAGATTATGGATAGTCGGAGAAGATAATTTTATAAAAATTTTAATTAAAAAAATAAGTAATAACACTTGATTTATTTATTTTTTCTG contains:
- a CDS encoding YARHG domain-containing protein; translated protein: MKKIRVLLLFCLMFIFCTNLLANDWEFGSEGGHIVPMNVSNIAIKSEKLHFKLEKVKGEYGPVNEMAVTVKFVFDSPEAGEKYIGFITPEGGNEEWDEVNHFKNFRTVVNGKSVNTVSYRLTDFVPKDVKKLEEVKKYFKEYDEEKAKEEADYYKRSYVYYFKANLKKGENVIEHSYRYDGSGGVGYNDFNYVWSTISKWKNQKVDDFEVIVEPGSALIAIPEIKMKNGKYVDWKLAGEGNIDYGYRNYYDRDGQYKVLYAKLKKGYLHFKTKNFSPEDEFSLSEIAYLNGNYYFSEKTEKGYKYRDDLTKAAYSAGYLTADELKELTNEDLKIMRNYPYAVAGYDFSDKKLKDYFSKFLWYIPIGKNVELREDDYEVINNVDKIMDSRRR